The Deinococcus koreensis genome window below encodes:
- a CDS encoding bifunctional diguanylate cyclase/phosphodiesterase encodes MTYLPSFLSATQGRASFVLLLTFLGLTFFAVITAVETRIMTTQTEHSVRQSDLFQTARYWVGAEESLERKYRLEPGPGIRARHSQAAADVVTSLRAIRANDPASTHDRIDPLLALHDQYLDAIYSGLFPAVDAGDLQRSLEIDHQLVDPVFDALQEQVTAAATDHHEDAVARLDQLTRLQNQLVVLTPLVFVIGLLVLAFFWRLMQHSQARLDQANRETMRRLKAEATTDSLTSLGNHRAFQEVLGLALQQSRSEGHVFSLVRLDLDEFKVINDRHGHLYGDQVLASFGQTLSRLFQGTAYRVGGDEFAVLLPADLPQALAAVEALRDVLKAQKLLTISAGLTVSAADTASPDDLQQQADQALYEAKRRGRDRTVTFQSIADRATLLPHEQVEAFRQLLHAGAMDVAFQPIWQRGAAHPHAYEALARPPRKAGFDGPQELFDVAARLNRSMPLDELCWTTALGRCGALPGGALLFLNLSPQTLDQDAPLAPRLLDAVHAAGLCQGQVVIEITERSVGHLNSVLAQAGQLRAAGFRLALDDVGAGNSGLEMLRQLQVDFVKIDRSVVAAAPTDSTANAVLAAIMAYARQTGVQVIVEGIETPEMLEHGWAMGAQYAQGYLLGRPQPGFVAQAPADVPARPDGERELAAPIPASPAST; translated from the coding sequence GTGACCTACCTTCCCTCGTTCCTGTCGGCCACCCAGGGCCGCGCCAGCTTCGTGCTGCTGCTGACCTTCCTCGGATTGACCTTTTTCGCCGTGATCACCGCTGTCGAGACCCGCATCATGACCACCCAGACGGAGCACAGTGTCCGGCAGAGCGACCTCTTCCAGACGGCGCGCTACTGGGTGGGGGCCGAGGAATCGCTGGAGCGCAAGTACCGCCTGGAACCCGGGCCGGGCATCCGCGCCCGCCACAGCCAGGCCGCTGCCGACGTGGTGACCAGCCTCCGGGCGATCCGCGCCAACGACCCCGCGTCCACGCACGACCGCATCGACCCGCTGCTGGCGCTACATGACCAGTATCTGGACGCCATCTATTCGGGCCTCTTCCCGGCCGTCGATGCCGGCGATCTGCAGCGTTCCCTGGAGATCGACCATCAGCTGGTCGACCCGGTGTTCGACGCCCTGCAGGAACAGGTCACGGCGGCGGCCACCGACCACCACGAGGACGCGGTGGCCCGGCTCGATCAGCTCACCCGGCTGCAGAACCAGCTGGTGGTGCTGACGCCGCTGGTCTTCGTCATCGGCCTGCTGGTGCTGGCCTTTTTCTGGCGGCTGATGCAGCACAGCCAGGCCCGGCTCGATCAGGCCAACCGCGAGACCATGAGGCGGCTCAAGGCCGAGGCGACCACCGACAGCCTGACCTCGCTGGGCAACCACCGGGCGTTTCAGGAGGTGCTGGGGCTGGCGCTGCAGCAGTCGCGCTCGGAGGGCCACGTGTTCTCCCTGGTGCGCCTCGACCTGGACGAATTCAAGGTCATCAACGACCGGCATGGGCACCTCTACGGCGATCAGGTGCTGGCCAGCTTCGGGCAGACGCTCTCGCGGCTGTTCCAGGGCACGGCCTACCGCGTGGGCGGCGACGAATTCGCCGTGCTGCTGCCGGCCGACCTCCCGCAGGCGCTGGCGGCGGTCGAGGCCCTGCGGGACGTGCTCAAGGCGCAGAAGCTGCTGACCATCAGCGCCGGGCTCACGGTCAGCGCCGCCGACACGGCCAGCCCGGACGACCTGCAGCAGCAGGCCGATCAGGCGCTGTACGAGGCCAAACGCCGCGGCCGTGACCGCACGGTGACCTTCCAGTCGATCGCCGACCGCGCCACCCTGCTGCCCCACGAGCAGGTCGAGGCGTTCCGGCAGCTCCTGCACGCCGGGGCGATGGACGTGGCGTTCCAGCCGATCTGGCAGCGGGGCGCGGCCCACCCGCACGCCTACGAGGCGCTGGCCCGCCCCCCCAGGAAGGCCGGGTTCGACGGCCCCCAGGAGCTGTTCGACGTGGCGGCCCGCCTGAACCGCAGCATGCCGCTGGACGAACTGTGCTGGACGACCGCCCTGGGGCGCTGCGGCGCCCTGCCCGGCGGCGCGCTGCTGTTCCTCAACCTCTCCCCGCAGACCCTCGATCAGGACGCTCCGCTGGCCCCCAGGCTGCTGGACGCGGTTCATGCGGCCGGCCTGTGCCAGGGGCAGGTCGTCATCGAGATCACCGAGCGCAGCGTGGGCCACCTGAACTCCGTGCTGGCGCAGGCGGGGCAGCTGCGGGCCGCCGGTTTTCGGCTGGCCCTCGACGATGTGGGGGCCGGCAACTCGGGCCTGGAGATGCTGCGCCAGCTGCAGGTGGATTTCGTCAAGATCGACCGCTCGGTGGTGGCGGCCGCCCCGACCGATTCCACCGCCAACGCGGTGCTCGCCGCGATCATGGCCTATGCCCGCCAGACCGGCGTCCAGGTGATCGTGGAGGGCATCGAGACGCCCGAGATGCTGGAACACGGCTGGGCCATGGGGGCCCAGTATGCCCAGGGCTACCTGCTGGGCCGCCCGCAGCCGGGCTTCGTGGCCCAGGCGCCGGCCGACGTTCCGGCCCGTCCGGACGGGGAGCGGGAGCTGGCGGCCCCCATCCCGGCGTCCCCGGCCTCGACCTGA
- a CDS encoding S9 family peptidase, which translates to MTAQTAHPAAARPGSAATPGPESLLALAFPSDPQISPDGRRVAFVLSRIEEEDPLAPDADFARPRYRSHIWLSDGEGARAFTTGAARDGAPRWSPDGHTLAFVRDSTPAGGQERRGQLHLLPLGGGEARRITTLRNPVQDVQWSPDGRFLAFLSLGDDQDKRDERGEARVITRPRYRFNGLDWLPETPARLWRYDLQRGDLSEWHAPAVGVSTFAWLPDSRGVLFVSSLNDRRASQWQQEVFRLALEGPPEQLTRWNSAITSVVPHPDGERFAVVGRPEGQGNTEYSHLYLLGPQGEPRRLDAGHDVPVGNLVGGDCHVGAMPERPVWLDDRTLLFAATVRGSSGLFRASLDGPVTPHDHRPDGVISAFTANAAGIALIRERADRFPEVELGGAQVTTLHEALPFPARTPARVGFDTGLGEGEGWVLLPGGDQPVPALLSIHGGPHTDYGHAFMHEFQLMAARGYGVCYSNPRGSVGYGQAWVDDIHGRWGTVDMADLLAFFDRCLETQPRLDPGRTAVMGGSYGGYMTNWITAHTGRFQAAITDRGICNLISFGGTSDIGLRFWDDELGLNFHRRADALRLWDMSPLQYVEDVKTPTLIVHSALDHRCPVEQAEQWYAALTLHGVPTRFVRFPGEDHELSRSGRPDRRLTRLHEYLNWLERWLPGAGVDRAGEVAAATDQGERAGAMG; encoded by the coding sequence ATGACCGCCCAGACTGCCCACCCCGCCGCTGCTCGGCCCGGCAGCGCCGCCACCCCGGGCCCGGAGAGCCTGCTGGCGCTGGCCTTTCCGTCCGATCCCCAGATCAGCCCGGATGGACGGCGGGTGGCCTTCGTGCTCTCGCGCATCGAGGAGGAAGACCCGCTCGCGCCGGACGCGGACTTCGCCCGTCCGCGCTACCGCTCGCACATCTGGCTCTCGGACGGCGAGGGGGCGCGGGCCTTCACGACCGGCGCGGCGCGCGACGGTGCCCCCCGCTGGTCGCCAGACGGCCATACGCTGGCCTTCGTGCGCGACAGCACGCCCGCGGGCGGCCAGGAGCGCAGGGGGCAGCTTCACCTCCTGCCGCTGGGCGGCGGCGAGGCCCGGCGGATCACCACCCTGCGCAATCCCGTGCAGGACGTGCAGTGGAGCCCCGACGGCCGCTTCCTGGCCTTCCTGAGCCTGGGCGACGACCAGGACAAGCGCGACGAACGCGGCGAGGCCCGCGTGATCACCCGCCCGCGCTACCGCTTCAACGGCCTGGACTGGCTGCCCGAAACCCCCGCCCGGCTGTGGAGATACGACCTGCAGCGCGGCGACCTGAGCGAGTGGCACGCGCCCGCCGTGGGCGTGAGCACCTTCGCGTGGCTGCCCGACAGCCGCGGCGTGCTGTTCGTGAGTTCCCTGAACGACCGGCGGGCCTCGCAGTGGCAGCAGGAGGTCTTCCGCCTGGCGCTGGAGGGGCCGCCCGAACAGCTCACCCGCTGGAACTCGGCCATCACGTCGGTCGTCCCGCATCCGGACGGCGAGCGCTTCGCCGTGGTGGGCCGCCCGGAGGGCCAGGGCAACACCGAGTACAGCCATCTGTATCTGCTCGGCCCGCAGGGGGAGCCGCGCCGCCTGGACGCCGGCCACGACGTCCCGGTGGGGAATCTGGTGGGCGGCGACTGCCACGTGGGCGCCATGCCCGAGCGCCCGGTCTGGCTGGACGACCGGACGCTGCTGTTCGCGGCCACCGTGCGCGGCAGCTCGGGGCTGTTCCGGGCCAGCCTGGACGGGCCGGTCACGCCGCACGACCACCGACCCGACGGCGTGATTTCCGCCTTCACGGCGAACGCGGCCGGCATCGCCCTGATCCGCGAGCGCGCCGACCGTTTCCCGGAGGTCGAACTCGGCGGCGCGCAGGTCACCACGCTGCATGAGGCGCTGCCCTTTCCGGCCCGCACGCCCGCGCGGGTGGGCTTCGACACCGGCCTGGGCGAAGGCGAGGGCTGGGTGCTGCTGCCTGGCGGCGACCAGCCGGTGCCCGCCCTGCTGAGCATCCACGGCGGGCCGCACACCGATTACGGCCACGCCTTCATGCACGAGTTCCAGCTGATGGCGGCGCGCGGGTACGGGGTGTGTTACAGCAACCCGCGCGGCTCGGTGGGCTACGGGCAGGCCTGGGTGGACGACATCCACGGCCGCTGGGGCACGGTGGACATGGCCGACCTGCTGGCCTTCTTCGACCGCTGCCTGGAGACCCAGCCCCGGCTGGATCCGGGCCGCACGGCGGTCATGGGCGGCAGCTACGGCGGCTACATGACGAACTGGATCACGGCCCACACCGGGCGTTTCCAGGCGGCCATCACGGATCGCGGCATCTGCAACCTGATCTCCTTCGGAGGCACCTCGGACATCGGGCTGCGCTTCTGGGACGACGAACTGGGCCTGAACTTCCATCGCCGCGCCGACGCCCTGCGGCTGTGGGACATGAGCCCGCTGCAGTACGTGGAGGACGTGAAGACCCCCACCCTGATCGTGCATTCGGCGCTGGATCACCGCTGCCCCGTCGAGCAGGCCGAGCAGTGGTACGCCGCGCTGACGCTGCACGGCGTCCCCACCCGCTTCGTGCGCTTTCCCGGCGAGGATCACGAACTCTCGCGCTCGGGGCGGCCGGATCGCCGCCTGACCCGCCTGCACGAGTACCTGAACTGGCTGGAGCGCTGGCTGCCCGGCGCAGGTGTGGACAGGGCGGGTGAGGTCGCCGCCGCGACTGACCAGGGGGAGAGGGCAGGAGCCATGGGCTAA
- a CDS encoding M20 family metallopeptidase, with protein sequence MLHDPNAGPDLNAMLTDLQTLVEIESPSSDPGAVARVMELVEGWARGLGAVTRALPGGTRIFNFGVDSAGLASSGLASSSLAGAGAGTAPGHRPLLILMHADTVWPVGTLAQMPWRLEGERVYGPGTYDMKGGIVGTFHALRALRRETGGAQGGQWPAGGIQILLSPDEEVGSPSSRAHIEAAASGARAALVVEPPVADSHALKTGRKGTGGYWLSLRGIASHAGNRPADGASAITAAAEAVLAIQALARPEVGTTISAGVIHGGSAMNVVPEACSVEFDVRVTHLAEAERVDAGVRAWRPTDTRVRAELTGGLNRPPFEQGPDTLRLYEQARARAQALGFELGHEVVGGGSDGNFTAPITPTLDGLGAPGDGAHAAHEHIRLDRWPGHVRLLTRLLREL encoded by the coding sequence ATGCTCCACGATCCGAACGCCGGGCCTGACCTGAACGCCATGCTCACCGACCTGCAGACCCTGGTCGAGATCGAATCTCCGTCCAGCGATCCGGGCGCCGTGGCCCGCGTGATGGAACTGGTGGAGGGCTGGGCCCGTGGCCTGGGCGCCGTGACCCGCGCCCTGCCGGGTGGCACACGAATTTTCAACTTCGGCGTGGACAGCGCGGGGCTGGCGAGTTCCGGTCTGGCAAGTTCCAGTCTGGCGGGCGCCGGGGCCGGCACCGCTCCGGGCCACCGCCCGCTCCTGATCCTCATGCACGCCGATACGGTCTGGCCCGTGGGCACGCTGGCGCAGATGCCCTGGCGCCTGGAGGGAGAGCGCGTGTACGGCCCCGGCACCTACGACATGAAGGGCGGCATCGTGGGCACCTTCCACGCGCTGCGGGCGCTGCGCCGGGAAACGGGCGGGGCACAGGGCGGCCAGTGGCCGGCGGGCGGCATCCAGATCCTGCTCTCGCCGGACGAGGAGGTGGGCAGCCCCAGCAGCCGCGCCCACATCGAGGCCGCCGCCTCGGGCGCCCGCGCGGCGCTGGTCGTGGAGCCGCCGGTGGCCGACAGCCACGCCCTGAAGACCGGCCGCAAGGGCACCGGCGGCTACTGGCTGAGCCTGCGCGGGATCGCCAGCCACGCCGGCAACCGGCCTGCCGACGGCGCGAGCGCCATCACCGCCGCCGCCGAGGCCGTGCTGGCCATCCAGGCCCTGGCGCGCCCCGAGGTGGGCACCACCATCAGCGCCGGGGTCATCCACGGCGGCAGCGCCATGAACGTGGTGCCCGAGGCCTGCAGCGTGGAGTTCGATGTGCGCGTGACCCACCTGGCCGAGGCCGAGCGCGTGGACGCCGGGGTGCGGGCCTGGAGACCCACGGACACCCGCGTGCGCGCGGAACTGACCGGGGGGCTGAACCGCCCGCCCTTCGAACAGGGCCCGGACACCCTGCGCCTGTACGAGCAGGCCCGCGCCCGTGCCCAGGCCCTGGGCTTCGAGCTGGGCCACGAGGTCGTGGGCGGCGGCTCCGACGGCAACTTCACGGCGCCCATCACGCCCACGCTGGACGGCCTGGGCGCCCCCGGCGACGGCGCGCACGCGGCGCACGAACACATCCGGCTCGATCGCTGGCCGGGTCACGTGCGGCTGCTGACCCGCCTGCTCCGGGAACTCTGA
- a CDS encoding PIG-L deacetylase family protein, whose protein sequence is MSAATPPLKLLLIVPHPDDEVYGASGTLMTHLAAGEPCGLVTLTRGEAGRTLGLCDTPQELARMREVELAAALEVIGLTRPEALQRGSVFEHHHFPDKALKDQPLETLIEVAREAMTRLRPEIVLSFPPNGSNGHPDHVTTHRAVKAAWDGLPAGERPRLWYYASDAAPENEELRAIWLPPNTRRDVSALISRKLQAIACHRTQALSTVDFIRKFPERITEETFYEVGLN, encoded by the coding sequence ATGAGCGCTGCCACCCCCCCCCTGAAGCTGCTGCTGATCGTGCCCCACCCCGACGACGAGGTCTACGGCGCCTCGGGCACGCTGATGACCCACCTGGCGGCCGGCGAGCCCTGCGGCCTGGTCACCCTGACGCGCGGCGAGGCCGGGCGCACCCTGGGCCTGTGCGACACGCCCCAGGAGCTGGCCCGGATGCGCGAGGTGGAACTCGCCGCCGCGCTGGAGGTGATCGGTCTGACCCGGCCGGAGGCGCTGCAGCGCGGCAGCGTCTTCGAGCACCACCACTTTCCCGACAAGGCGCTCAAGGATCAGCCGCTGGAGACGCTCATCGAGGTCGCCCGCGAGGCCATGACCCGCCTGCGACCCGAAATCGTGCTGAGCTTCCCGCCCAACGGCAGCAACGGCCACCCGGATCACGTGACCACCCACCGCGCGGTGAAGGCCGCCTGGGACGGCCTGCCCGCAGGGGAGCGCCCCCGGCTGTGGTACTACGCCTCCGACGCGGCGCCCGAGAACGAGGAACTGCGCGCCATCTGGCTGCCGCCTAACACCCGGCGCGACGTGAGCGCCCTGATCTCCCGCAAGCTGCAGGCCATCGCCTGCCACCGCACCCAGGCGCTGAGCACGGTCGACTTCATCCGCAAGTTCCCCGAACGCATCACCGAGGAGACCTTCTACGAGGTCGGGCTGAACTGA
- a CDS encoding GNAT family N-acetyltransferase codes for MTTPSSTLLSTLREPRLPDDYGEMAAVLNASRPDWPTTPEDLAREDQIHDPAMFRTRLVAEQGGRVVAVAGFGHDSHSYEDWRYWGGINVHPDARGQGIGTALYSELLRQAAERGARELRTGSSDQPHDAVGRAFLERRGWSVAWERYESQLSTADLDLGTFDELFRQVEESGVRLISLTELEGDPERDRQLWELDSLLFEDVPLGTPFTKKALEQWVKEEMDDPHLAKELSFVAVRPGLRDPLLGDYIGYSTLGRAPDGTYYIGMTGVRREDRGRGIAKALKVAAMRALHAAGGGVIKTFNDPPNVAMLGMNAALGFRRTATRYRYELRLDGLKLGGLA; via the coding sequence ATGACCACACCTTCCTCCACGCTGCTCTCCACCCTGCGTGAACCCCGCCTCCCGGACGACTATGGGGAGATGGCGGCGGTGCTGAATGCCAGCCGCCCCGACTGGCCCACGACCCCGGAGGATCTGGCCCGCGAGGATCAGATCCACGACCCCGCGATGTTCCGCACCCGGCTCGTGGCCGAGCAGGGCGGGCGGGTCGTGGCGGTCGCCGGCTTCGGCCACGACAGCCACTCCTATGAGGACTGGCGCTACTGGGGCGGCATCAACGTGCATCCGGACGCCCGTGGGCAGGGCATCGGCACGGCGCTCTACAGCGAACTGCTGCGGCAGGCGGCCGAACGCGGTGCCCGCGAACTGCGGACGGGCAGCAGCGACCAGCCCCACGACGCCGTGGGCCGCGCCTTTCTGGAGCGGCGCGGCTGGAGCGTGGCCTGGGAGCGCTACGAGTCGCAGCTCAGCACCGCCGACCTCGACCTGGGCACCTTCGACGAGCTGTTCAGGCAGGTGGAGGAAAGCGGCGTGCGCCTCATCTCCCTGACGGAGCTGGAGGGAGATCCGGAGCGCGACCGGCAGCTCTGGGAACTGGACTCCCTGCTGTTCGAGGACGTCCCGCTGGGCACGCCGTTCACGAAGAAGGCCCTGGAGCAGTGGGTGAAAGAGGAGATGGACGACCCGCATCTGGCCAAGGAGCTGTCGTTCGTGGCCGTGCGTCCCGGGCTGCGAGACCCGCTGCTGGGCGACTATATCGGCTACTCCACGCTGGGCCGCGCCCCCGACGGCACCTACTACATCGGCATGACCGGTGTGCGGCGGGAAGACCGCGGCAGGGGCATCGCCAAGGCCCTCAAGGTCGCGGCCATGCGGGCGCTGCACGCGGCGGGCGGCGGCGTGATCAAGACCTTCAACGACCCGCCCAACGTGGCCATGCTGGGCATGAACGCCGCGCTGGGCTTCCGGCGCACGGCCACCCGCTACCGCTACGAGCTGCGGCTGGACGGGCTGAAGCTGGGCGGGCTGGCGTGA
- a CDS encoding GNAT family N-acetyltransferase: MSAPTLTLRGATDADVPALARVMSAVNPNHPWTPDSLAHELQRLREHPLGLHTAQWVAEDGGRVVGMAAALQFAGMYHPDRYHAELMVLPEAGRRGVGTRLAGVVEAHLRARGAREVLAGAYEDQPHALAFLARRGFSEAMRFFDNVLDVDSFDPAPWAAHEALPDGLRALSLAELEAEVGQDSARRAYHAAFVEARLDVPRTGAASEVTFGDFQTRLSHPLADPHGILLAVTAQGEVAALSELERAEDDSGRLNTGLTGTRRAWRRRGLALALKLRAIRLARQRGIREIWTGNATTNVPMLAINDRLGFRPRQAFVEMKWGGV; this comes from the coding sequence GTGAGCGCGCCGACCCTCACCCTCCGGGGGGCGACCGATGCCGACGTCCCGGCCCTGGCGCGGGTCATGAGCGCCGTGAACCCGAACCATCCCTGGACGCCCGATTCGCTGGCGCACGAACTCCAGAGGCTGCGCGAGCACCCGCTGGGCCTGCACACCGCTCAGTGGGTGGCCGAGGACGGGGGCAGGGTCGTGGGCATGGCGGCGGCGCTGCAGTTCGCCGGGATGTACCACCCGGATCGCTACCACGCCGAGCTGATGGTGCTGCCGGAGGCCGGGCGGCGCGGGGTGGGCACGCGCCTCGCCGGGGTGGTGGAGGCCCATCTGCGCGCCCGCGGCGCCCGCGAGGTGCTGGCCGGGGCCTACGAGGATCAGCCGCACGCGCTGGCCTTCCTGGCACGCCGGGGGTTCAGCGAGGCCATGCGCTTTTTCGACAACGTGCTGGACGTGGACTCCTTCGACCCCGCGCCCTGGGCCGCCCACGAGGCGCTGCCGGACGGCCTGCGCGCCTTGAGTCTGGCCGAACTGGAAGCCGAAGTTGGCCAGGACAGCGCCCGGCGCGCCTATCACGCCGCCTTCGTGGAGGCCCGCCTGGACGTTCCGCGCACCGGCGCGGCCTCGGAGGTCACCTTCGGGGATTTCCAGACGCGCCTCTCGCACCCGCTGGCCGATCCGCACGGCATCCTGCTGGCCGTGACGGCACAGGGCGAGGTCGCCGCGCTCTCGGAACTGGAGCGTGCCGAGGACGATTCGGGGCGCCTGAACACCGGCCTGACCGGCACGCGCCGGGCGTGGCGGCGCCGGGGGCTGGCGCTGGCGCTCAAGCTGCGGGCCATCCGTCTGGCGCGCCAGCGGGGCATCCGCGAGATCTGGACGGGCAACGCCACGACCAACGTGCCCATGCTGGCGATCAACGACCGGCTCGGCTTCCGGCCCCGGCAGGCCTTCGTCGAGATGAAATGGGGCGGCGTGTGA
- a CDS encoding GNAT family N-acetyltransferase has protein sequence MIQVRPVGEGEWDVAAQVYTAACPHDPQSGIDLRKRDAEQRGWSYRAATLVAVDGSQVVGTASFYQNPGAYHPNRYSLELAVRPAHQGQGAGGALWTALETRLRALGAESVRGLAREDHPLAPGFLERRGFMPGKRFFYSALDVTAFDHSRIAPGLEALAAQGVRIVSLAELRAAGEPELSARLHALMSDVRQDVPRSEPATPLSFQVFGEAVLGDPGLLPEAYLVAVHDGRFIGQTALFRTEASPELLTGLTGVTRAWRGRGVATGLKLAAIRAAHRLGAPLIRTDNASDNAPMLAINGRLGFVRDPGSIDYQRSF, from the coding sequence GTGATTCAGGTGCGGCCAGTGGGGGAGGGCGAGTGGGACGTCGCCGCGCAGGTCTACACGGCCGCCTGCCCGCACGACCCGCAGAGCGGCATCGATCTGCGCAAACGCGACGCCGAGCAGCGCGGCTGGAGCTACCGCGCGGCCACCCTGGTCGCCGTGGACGGCTCGCAGGTGGTGGGCACGGCCAGCTTCTACCAGAACCCCGGCGCGTACCACCCGAACCGCTACAGCCTGGAACTCGCCGTGCGGCCCGCCCACCAGGGGCAGGGGGCGGGCGGGGCGCTCTGGACGGCGCTGGAGACCCGTCTGCGGGCCCTGGGGGCCGAGTCGGTGCGGGGGCTGGCCCGCGAGGATCACCCGCTCGCGCCCGGCTTTCTGGAGCGGCGCGGTTTCATGCCGGGCAAACGCTTCTTCTACAGCGCCCTGGACGTGACGGCCTTCGACCACTCGCGCATCGCGCCGGGTCTGGAGGCGCTGGCGGCCCAGGGGGTGCGGATCGTGAGCCTCGCGGAGCTGCGCGCGGCCGGGGAGCCCGAGCTGAGCGCACGGCTGCACGCCCTGATGAGCGACGTGCGCCAGGACGTGCCCCGCTCCGAGCCCGCCACGCCCCTGAGCTTTCAGGTCTTTGGAGAAGCCGTGCTGGGCGACCCGGGCCTGCTGCCGGAGGCGTATCTGGTCGCGGTGCATGACGGCCGGTTCATCGGCCAGACGGCGCTGTTCCGCACCGAGGCCAGCCCGGAGCTGCTGACCGGCCTGACGGGGGTCACGCGGGCGTGGCGCGGCCGGGGCGTGGCCACGGGTCTGAAGCTCGCGGCGATCCGGGCGGCACATCGGCTGGGCGCGCCCCTCATCCGCACCGACAACGCCAGCGACAACGCGCCCATGCTGGCGATCAACGGCCGCCTGGGCTTCGTGCGTGATCCGGGCAGTATCGACTACCAGCGGAGCTTCTGA
- a CDS encoding arginase, translated as MLLSIDWDAFSGTRELVFDAPIWGTRDREPDRLEAWWKRVLRRGGAAWAALDEDYPLYPGWEELERYAGVPAFVTLSHADAWTWLEAFPGQDVLNLDSHHDLASFSGDPRRLRPGNWAGLALEAGLMGRYTGLYPQWHEHLPVAEGYDLARTGAELAPLLPPEVPARVTLRRQTGPTDGWPDPAEVGSLLLVQSPAWTSPAHDPALQRLARRLRCTPIVPPLQRPTPCTPPRSSTYNEGHSTFPAPPPEETLT; from the coding sequence ATGCTGCTCAGCATCGACTGGGACGCCTTCTCCGGCACGCGGGAGCTGGTCTTCGACGCGCCGATCTGGGGCACGCGCGACCGCGAGCCCGACCGCCTGGAGGCCTGGTGGAAACGGGTGCTCAGGCGGGGTGGCGCCGCCTGGGCCGCGCTCGACGAGGATTATCCGCTCTACCCCGGCTGGGAGGAGCTGGAGCGCTACGCCGGGGTGCCGGCCTTCGTGACCCTCAGCCACGCCGACGCCTGGACGTGGCTGGAAGCCTTTCCCGGCCAGGACGTGCTGAACCTCGATTCGCACCATGACCTCGCCAGTTTCAGCGGCGACCCCCGGCGCCTGCGCCCTGGCAACTGGGCCGGGCTGGCGCTGGAGGCGGGGCTGATGGGCCGTTACACGGGCCTGTATCCCCAGTGGCACGAGCACCTGCCGGTCGCGGAGGGCTACGACCTGGCGCGCACCGGGGCCGAACTCGCTCCCCTGCTGCCCCCGGAGGTGCCCGCGCGGGTCACCCTGCGGCGGCAGACCGGCCCCACGGACGGCTGGCCCGACCCGGCCGAGGTCGGCAGCCTGCTGCTGGTGCAGTCGCCCGCCTGGACGAGCCCGGCCCACGACCCGGCGCTGCAGCGGCTGGCCCGGCGGCTCAGGTGTACCCCTATCGTCCCCCCGCTGCAGCGGCCCACCCCCTGTACGCCGCCGCGTTCATCCACCTACAATGAGGGACATTCCACTTTTCCGGCCCCCCCTCCCGAGGAGACCCTGACTTGA